A region from the Branchiostoma floridae strain S238N-H82 chromosome 9, Bfl_VNyyK, whole genome shotgun sequence genome encodes:
- the LOC118422749 gene encoding uncharacterized protein LOC118422749, which produces MFTTMSLRRSLSRSSHPRMRIMVGGKYFKIRKDLVVFFQRKLADEDIRDYFKKIKAKDFRRYLRAVEKDVYPTKPRRMMRLAMVAKGLKSSDVYDTLVQRVLQSLKIENCLDLARLAHFLDVPEIEHAAVDFALTHREEVLNGAPAVKKGTPRRITHCWRCRWKYNQWKSSESSTPCELEFILESGIGLLEDLWGGQYSTSGFRLGKAAVMGAGDCPGWSSVVPSGAQAKARRDVRREVFLNTVLRARTFPMTIVPKRMVFSHGIPYLPHGAL; this is translated from the exons ATGTTCACAACGATGTCTTTAAGGCGATCTTTATCTAGATCCTCGCATCCTCGGATGAGAATTATGGTCGGAGGAAAATACTTCAAGATTCGGAAGGACTTGGTCGTCTTCTTCCAGAGAAAACTCGCCGACGAAGACATCAGGGACTACTTCAAGAAAATCAAGGCGAAAGATTTTCGTCGCTATCTTCGAGCGGTCGAAAAAGATGTTTATCCAACCAAACCTCGCAGAATGATGCGTTTAGCGATGGTCGCAAAAGGTCTAAAATCTTCCGACGTATATGACACACTTGTCCAGCGAGTTTTACAGTCTCTGAAGATAGAAAACTGCTTGGACTTGGCAAGGCTAGCCCATTTTCTAGACGTACCAGAAATCGAGCACGCGGCGGTAGATTTCGCTCTCACGCACAGGGAAGAGGTTTTGAATGGAGCCCCTGCTGTTAAAAAGGGGACACCCCGTAGGATAACTCATTGCTGGAGGTGTAGGTGGAAGTACAACCAGTGGAAGTCTTCGGAAAGCTCCACGCCTTGTGAACTGGAGTTTATCTTGGAGAGCGGAATCGGACTACTGGAGGACCTATGGGGTGGTCAG TACAGTACCAGTGGATTCCGCTTGGGGAAGGCAGCGGTGATGGGAGCAGGAGACTGCCCGGGGTGGTCGTCAGTAGTGCCGAGCGGTGCCCAGGCAAAGGCCCGTCGGGACGTACGTCGAGAAGTCTTCTTAAACACTGTACTACGCGCAAGGACCTTCCCGATGACGATTGTGCCAAAACGTATGGTCTTTTCACATGGGATTCCATATCTTCCCCATGGAGCGCTTTGA